One Curtobacterium herbarum genomic window carries:
- a CDS encoding ABC transporter permease, which translates to MRRLVGGVGVLWAVATIVFVAIRLIPGDPALAILGGPGSQASAEAVAQVRHEYGLDRPVLVQYAVFLGRLATGQLGDSYAFRTPVSTLLAQELPVTLTLAVAGLVVAWLLAVVAAWWSTQRGRIAALITTGLSVTASVMPHFWLGSVLIVVFASSLGWVPAVSDGTVRGWVLPVLVVAVPVAGYLAETIRDGVVDAQRSAFALAARGRGESRAGLFGRHLLRHAALPGIALSAWAFGSLVSGAVVVESVFALPGIGRALVTAVTQRDMPLVAGIALVSAAAYVVVLAVADLVERVVDPRGTDRGARRVDRGRGGVTSDEAVAR; encoded by the coding sequence GTGCGCCGGCTCGTGGGCGGTGTCGGGGTCCTGTGGGCGGTCGCCACGATCGTGTTCGTCGCGATACGCCTGATCCCCGGCGACCCGGCACTCGCGATCCTCGGCGGTCCGGGCTCGCAGGCCTCGGCCGAGGCGGTGGCCCAGGTCCGCCACGAGTACGGTCTCGACCGGCCGGTGCTCGTGCAGTACGCGGTGTTCCTCGGACGCCTGGCGACCGGGCAGCTCGGCGACTCCTACGCGTTCCGCACGCCGGTGTCGACGCTCCTGGCGCAGGAACTCCCGGTGACGCTGACGTTGGCGGTCGCGGGGCTCGTCGTCGCCTGGCTGCTCGCGGTCGTCGCCGCGTGGTGGTCGACGCAGCGCGGCCGGATCGCGGCGCTCATCACCACCGGGCTCTCGGTGACCGCCAGCGTGATGCCGCACTTCTGGCTCGGCAGCGTGCTCATCGTCGTCTTCGCCAGCAGCCTGGGCTGGGTGCCCGCGGTCAGCGACGGGACGGTCCGCGGGTGGGTGCTGCCGGTGCTCGTCGTCGCGGTGCCGGTCGCCGGGTACCTGGCCGAGACGATCCGTGACGGCGTGGTGGACGCGCAGCGATCGGCGTTCGCGCTCGCGGCCCGGGGTCGGGGTGAGTCCCGCGCGGGGTTGTTCGGTCGGCACCTGCTCCGGCACGCGGCCCTGCCCGGCATCGCCCTGTCCGCCTGGGCCTTCGGGTCGCTGGTGTCCGGCGCCGTGGTCGTCGAGTCGGTGTTCGCGCTGCCCGGCATCGGTCGTGCGCTCGTCACCGCCGTGACGCAGCGGGACATGCCCCTCGTCGCCGGGATCGCCCTGGTGTCGGCGGCGGCGTACGTGGTGGTGCTCGCCGTGGCGGACCTGGTGGAGCGGGTGGTCGACCCGCGCGGCACCGACCGGGGCGCCCGCCGCGTCGACCGGGGCCGCGGTGGCGTGACGTCGGACGAGGCGGTGGCGCGGTGA
- a CDS encoding ABC transporter permease, translating to MSGIVDPGLPAGPRSTDSVPGSTPSPDPGVRAGRRSERFRGGTLGPAGTVAAVVVAVAVVAALWPALLGGADPLAVHPSQALLPPGAGHPFGTDESGRDVLARVVAGTRASLLVGVVATLVGGGTGVVLGVLAGLGGRVVDAVVGRVTEVAFALPLLLVALVVIAVTGPGPVPAMLAVGFATAPGYARIVRGLVRTARSSQVVETAVLLGRSPATVVVRHVLPAALWPVVAVGTLGIGQAVVWASALSYLGVGTPPPAPEWGAMLADGRTYLATAPWMSTFPGLAIVVLATAVTVLGRALRRAGAVR from the coding sequence GTGAGCGGGATCGTCGACCCGGGCCTCCCGGCCGGACCCCGCAGTACCGACAGCGTGCCCGGCAGCACGCCGTCCCCGGACCCCGGCGTCCGCGCCGGACGCCGGTCCGAGCGATTCCGTGGGGGGACGCTCGGCCCGGCAGGGACCGTCGCGGCCGTGGTGGTGGCGGTCGCCGTGGTGGCGGCACTGTGGCCGGCGCTGCTCGGTGGCGCCGACCCGCTCGCGGTGCACCCGTCCCAGGCGCTGCTGCCACCCGGCGCGGGCCACCCGTTCGGCACCGACGAGTCCGGGCGCGACGTCCTGGCACGGGTGGTCGCCGGGACGCGGGCGTCGCTGCTGGTCGGCGTCGTCGCCACGCTCGTCGGCGGTGGGACGGGTGTGGTCCTCGGGGTCCTCGCCGGGCTCGGCGGTCGGGTCGTCGACGCCGTCGTGGGGCGTGTGACCGAGGTCGCCTTCGCCCTGCCGCTGCTCCTCGTCGCGCTCGTCGTCATCGCGGTGACCGGCCCCGGACCGGTGCCGGCGATGCTCGCGGTCGGGTTCGCCACGGCCCCCGGCTACGCCCGGATCGTCCGCGGACTGGTCCGGACCGCGCGGTCGTCGCAGGTCGTCGAGACCGCGGTCCTGCTCGGCCGCTCCCCCGCCACCGTCGTCGTCCGGCACGTGCTGCCGGCGGCGCTCTGGCCGGTCGTCGCCGTCGGCACGCTCGGCATCGGTCAGGCCGTGGTGTGGGCGTCCGCGCTGAGCTACCTCGGCGTCGGGACACCGCCCCCGGCACCGGAGTGGGGCGCGATGCTCGCCGACGGTCGCACCTACCTGGCGACCGCGCCGTGGATGAGCACGTTCCCGGGCCTGGCGATCGTGGTCCTGGCGACCGCCGTCACGGTGCTCGGCCGGGCCCTGCGACGTGCCGGAGCCGTGCGGTGA
- a CDS encoding ATP-binding cassette domain-containing protein, giving the protein MSGHGSALEVAGLSVSIDGVPVVTDVSLRVAPGECVALVGASGSGKSVTVRAALGLSASGAVVTAERLAVADQDVRGLSERRWRAVRGRHVGYVGQEALGALDPLRPVGREVADTLRLHTDLSARDRVEAVRAELDAVGLDPALATDGRTAGTLSGGMRQRALIAAATIGRPGLLVADEPTTALDAGIALRVMEQLRAAQQRGTGLLVVTHDLGLVAGWADRVAVMDAGRIVEVGPTASVLEAPVHPATQALVRAARSTPAAGTAGPVGRLSASSAAGRSALPVLAATGLERSYPGVAAVADVALQVAPGRVLGVVGASGSGKTTVARMLLGLETPDAGTVTLDGEAWAPLPERDRRARRHRMAAVVQDPGATFDERWDVDRVLADALSGGCARRPTGALGDRVDAALRQVDLDPAVRTRSPRTLSGGQRQRLAIARALATEPEVLVLDEPVTALDATVQDAVLGLLERLRDDTGVAMVFVSHDLRAVRRLADEVLVVDRGSVVEHGPAEAVFGRPEHPVTQRLVRAAERLAAGPAA; this is encoded by the coding sequence GTGAGCGGCCACGGCAGCGCCCTCGAGGTCGCCGGCCTCTCCGTCTCGATCGACGGCGTCCCAGTCGTCACCGACGTCTCCCTCCGGGTCGCGCCGGGCGAGTGCGTCGCCCTCGTCGGTGCCTCCGGCTCCGGCAAGTCCGTCACGGTCCGGGCTGCGCTCGGCCTGTCCGCCAGCGGGGCCGTCGTCACCGCCGAGCGGCTCGCCGTCGCCGACCAGGACGTCCGTGGCCTGTCGGAACGTCGGTGGCGCGCCGTGCGCGGACGTCACGTCGGCTACGTCGGCCAGGAGGCCCTGGGCGCCCTGGACCCGCTGCGTCCCGTCGGGCGCGAGGTCGCCGACACCCTCCGCCTGCACACCGACCTGTCGGCACGCGACCGCGTCGAGGCGGTCCGCGCCGAACTCGACGCCGTCGGACTCGACCCCGCACTCGCCACCGACGGCCGCACCGCGGGCACCCTGTCGGGCGGGATGCGTCAGCGTGCCCTCATCGCCGCCGCCACGATCGGCCGCCCAGGGCTGCTCGTGGCGGACGAACCGACCACGGCCCTCGACGCCGGCATCGCCCTCCGCGTGATGGAACAGCTGCGGGCCGCGCAGCAGCGGGGCACCGGGCTGCTCGTCGTCACGCACGACCTCGGGCTCGTCGCGGGGTGGGCGGACCGGGTCGCCGTGATGGACGCCGGCCGGATCGTCGAAGTCGGTCCGACGGCGTCCGTCCTGGAGGCCCCGGTCCACCCCGCCACGCAGGCCCTGGTGCGTGCAGCCCGGTCGACGCCGGCCGCGGGTACTGCCGGTCCTGTGGGTCGGCTGTCCGCGTCGTCGGCGGCCGGTCGCTCGGCGCTGCCGGTGCTCGCCGCGACGGGACTCGAGCGGTCCTACCCGGGTGTCGCCGCGGTCGCCGACGTCGCACTGCAGGTCGCGCCCGGCCGGGTCCTCGGTGTGGTCGGGGCCTCGGGCTCCGGCAAGACGACGGTGGCGCGGATGCTCCTCGGGCTCGAGACGCCCGACGCCGGCACGGTCACGCTCGACGGCGAGGCGTGGGCACCGCTCCCCGAGCGCGACCGTCGTGCACGCCGACACCGGATGGCCGCGGTCGTCCAGGACCCCGGCGCGACGTTCGACGAACGGTGGGACGTCGACCGTGTCCTCGCCGACGCCCTGAGCGGCGGATGCGCACGGCGGCCGACCGGTGCGCTGGGTGACCGCGTCGACGCCGCACTGCGGCAGGTCGACCTGGACCCGGCCGTGCGGACCCGGTCGCCGCGCACCCTGTCCGGCGGGCAGCGGCAGCGGCTTGCGATCGCCCGGGCGCTGGCCACCGAGCCGGAGGTCCTGGTCCTCGACGAGCCGGTCACCGCCCTCGACGCCACCGTGCAGGACGCGGTGCTCGGTCTGCTCGAACGGCTCCGCGACGACACCGGCGTGGCGATGGTCTTCGTGTCGCACGACCTGCGGGCCGTCCGGCGACTGGCCGACGAGGTCCTGGTCGTCGACCGGGGCTCGGTCGTGGAGCACGGTCCGGCCGAGGCGGTCTTCGGCCGCCCCGAGCACCCGGTGACGCAGCGGCTCGTGCGTGCCGCCGAGCGGCTGGCCGCCGGCCCGGCGGCCTGA
- the proP gene encoding glycine betaine/L-proline transporter ProP, which yields MPANDTPKQQHGDRPLRTKGAVKRARRKLTEDDVTVVEESMLKRAVAAAALGNAMEWFDFGIFAYLTVTISQVFLPQGDPASNIVATFGFFAAAFIVRPIGGAVFGPIGDKIGRQKVLALTMILMAAGTLMIGLIPSYDTIGVWAPILLLVARFVQGFSTGGEYGGAATFIAEYSPDKRRGFMGSWLEFGTLAGYVLGASIVTGLQFGLSEDALLSWGWRIPFIIAGPLGLIGLYLRLKLEETPAFQKQQEQAAERESQKTPFLKLFAENWRSLIICIGLVLVFNVTDYMLLSYMPTYLEQNLGQNATFGLILIVVVMLLMMVVITFGGRLSDRFGRRPVLAAGCIGFIVLSWPALKLVQTGTGVGVFSGLLILGVVLVTFTSTMPSTLPALFPTIIRYGALAIAFNVSVSLFGGTTPLATAALINWAKDGGYGWAEDVPAFYLMLAAVIGLVAVYFTKETAATPLMGSGPTVGSEDEVAGVIDDYNDPTSELAQSDWAKEFSTSQIPIVNADGPVGDGTQDRAPAGS from the coding sequence TTGCCAGCCAACGACACACCCAAGCAGCAGCACGGGGACCGCCCGCTGCGGACGAAGGGCGCCGTGAAGCGTGCTCGACGGAAGCTGACCGAGGACGACGTCACCGTCGTCGAGGAGTCGATGCTCAAGCGTGCCGTCGCCGCGGCGGCCCTCGGCAACGCGATGGAGTGGTTCGACTTCGGCATCTTCGCCTACCTGACGGTGACGATCTCGCAGGTGTTCCTGCCGCAGGGCGACCCGGCGTCGAACATCGTCGCGACCTTCGGGTTCTTCGCCGCCGCGTTCATCGTCCGCCCGATCGGTGGCGCGGTGTTCGGCCCGATCGGCGACAAGATCGGCCGGCAGAAGGTCCTCGCGCTGACGATGATCCTGATGGCCGCCGGCACGCTGATGATCGGCCTGATCCCGTCGTACGACACGATCGGCGTCTGGGCACCGATCCTGCTGCTCGTCGCCCGCTTCGTGCAGGGCTTCTCGACCGGTGGTGAGTACGGCGGTGCCGCGACCTTCATCGCCGAGTACTCGCCGGACAAGCGCCGCGGGTTCATGGGCTCGTGGCTGGAGTTCGGCACGCTCGCCGGCTACGTGCTCGGTGCCTCGATCGTCACCGGCCTGCAGTTCGGCCTGTCCGAGGACGCCCTGCTCAGCTGGGGCTGGCGCATCCCGTTCATCATCGCCGGCCCGCTCGGCCTGATCGGGCTCTACCTGCGCCTGAAGCTCGAGGAGACCCCGGCCTTCCAGAAGCAGCAGGAGCAGGCCGCCGAGCGCGAGTCGCAGAAGACGCCGTTCCTCAAGCTCTTCGCCGAGAACTGGCGCTCGCTCATCATCTGCATCGGGCTGGTCCTGGTCTTCAACGTGACCGACTACATGCTGCTGTCGTACATGCCGACCTACCTGGAGCAGAACCTCGGTCAGAACGCCACCTTCGGGCTCATCCTGATCGTCGTCGTGATGCTGCTCATGATGGTCGTCATCACGTTCGGCGGCCGGCTGTCCGACCGCTTCGGCCGTCGTCCGGTGCTCGCCGCCGGGTGCATCGGCTTCATCGTGCTGTCCTGGCCGGCGCTCAAGCTCGTCCAGACCGGCACGGGCGTCGGGGTGTTCTCCGGCCTGCTCATCCTCGGTGTGGTCCTGGTGACCTTCACGTCGACGATGCCGTCCACCCTGCCGGCGCTGTTCCCGACGATCATCCGCTACGGCGCCCTGGCCATCGCGTTCAACGTGTCGGTGTCGCTCTTCGGCGGGACGACCCCGCTCGCCACCGCGGCGCTGATCAACTGGGCGAAGGACGGCGGCTACGGCTGGGCCGAGGACGTCCCCGCGTTCTACCTGATGCTCGCGGCCGTCATCGGCCTCGTCGCGGTGTACTTCACCAAGGAGACCGCCGCGACGCCGCTCATGGGCTCCGGCCCGACGGTCGGGTCCGAGGACGAGGTCGCCGGCGTCATCGACGACTACAACGACCCGACGTCGGAGCTGGCGCAGTCCGACTGGGCGAAGGAGTTCTCGACCAGCCAGATCCCGATCGTGAACGCCGACGGCCCGGTCGGCGACGGCACGCAGGACAGGGCACCCGCCGGTTCCTGA
- the valS gene encoding valine--tRNA ligase encodes MTKPMPDKPSVDGLEQVWGPQWEQDGTYRFDRDAAGDRSAVYSIDTPPPTASGSLHIGHVFSYTHTDLKARFERMRGKHVFYPMGWDDNGLPTERRVQNYYGVRCDPSLPYDPDFTPPFAGGDGKSSKAADQLPISRRNFIELCDELTVQDEQQFEELFRTLGLSVDWTQSYRTIDATSRASAQRAFLRNLERGEAYQADAPTLWDVTFRTAVAQAELEDKEMPGAYHGLAFHKSDGSGDVVIQTTRPELLPACVALVAHPDDERFQDLFGTTVRSPLFDVEVPVLAHHLAQKDKGAGIAMICTFGDTTDVVWWRELQLPNRSVIGFDGRIRSEEPAWIESAAGRALYAEMAGKTVFSAKKVVVDALTESGELVGDVKTINHPVKFFEKGDKPLEIVSTRQWYIVNGARDEQLKQTLLERGDQIAFHPDFMKVRYENWVGGLSGDWLISRQRFFGVPIPVWYPLDADGNPVFDQPIVPTEAQLPVDPSSDPAPGYDESQRGVAGGFQGELDVMDTWATSSLTPQLAGKWETDPALYDLVYPYDVRPQAQDIIRTWLFTTVLRSQLEADVVPWKNASISGFIVDPDRKKMSKSKGNVVTPLSVLEAHGADAVRYWAASSKLGTDAAFDPQNPKQIKVGRRLAIKVLNAAKFVYGFELPTGAHQVTEALDIDMLAALGTVVDQATAAFDAYDHARALEITERFFWTFCDDYLELVKERAYGTAPDAGHETQASAVLALRGAIDVLLRLLAPFLPYATEEVWAWTHDTSVHRASWPVRADLPVDQAETGLLAAVGQALIGIRGAKTAAKASQKTPVTRAVVQAPAAVRELVERAAVDLAAVGRIQDLAFVDGDDFAVVEIELAEQPSA; translated from the coding sequence ATGACCAAGCCCATGCCCGACAAGCCATCGGTGGACGGACTCGAGCAGGTCTGGGGGCCGCAGTGGGAGCAGGACGGCACCTACCGGTTCGACCGCGACGCCGCGGGTGACCGGTCCGCCGTCTACTCGATCGACACCCCGCCGCCGACCGCCTCCGGCTCGCTGCACATCGGCCACGTGTTCTCGTACACGCACACCGACCTCAAGGCCCGGTTCGAGCGGATGCGCGGCAAGCACGTCTTCTACCCGATGGGCTGGGACGACAACGGTCTCCCCACCGAGCGTCGCGTGCAGAACTACTACGGCGTCCGCTGCGACCCGTCGCTCCCCTACGACCCCGACTTCACCCCGCCGTTCGCCGGCGGTGACGGCAAGTCGAGCAAGGCGGCCGACCAGCTGCCGATCTCGCGCCGCAACTTCATCGAGCTGTGCGACGAGCTGACCGTGCAGGACGAGCAGCAGTTCGAGGAGCTCTTCCGCACCCTCGGGCTGTCCGTCGACTGGACGCAGTCGTACCGCACCATCGACGCGACCTCCCGCGCCAGCGCCCAGCGTGCCTTCCTCCGCAACCTCGAGCGCGGTGAGGCCTACCAGGCCGACGCCCCGACGCTCTGGGACGTGACGTTCCGCACCGCGGTCGCGCAGGCCGAGCTCGAGGACAAGGAGATGCCCGGCGCCTACCACGGCCTGGCCTTCCACAAGAGCGACGGCAGCGGCGACGTCGTCATCCAGACCACCCGCCCGGAACTCCTGCCGGCCTGCGTCGCCCTCGTCGCGCACCCCGACGACGAGCGCTTCCAGGACCTCTTCGGCACGACCGTCCGCTCCCCGCTCTTCGACGTCGAGGTCCCGGTGCTCGCGCACCACCTGGCGCAGAAGGACAAGGGCGCCGGCATCGCGATGATCTGCACGTTCGGTGACACCACCGACGTCGTCTGGTGGCGCGAGCTGCAGCTGCCGAACCGCTCGGTGATCGGCTTCGACGGCCGCATCCGGTCCGAGGAGCCGGCGTGGATCGAGTCCGCCGCGGGCCGTGCGCTCTACGCCGAGATGGCGGGCAAGACCGTGTTCTCCGCCAAGAAGGTCGTCGTGGACGCCCTGACCGAGTCCGGCGAGCTGGTCGGCGACGTGAAGACCATCAACCACCCGGTGAAGTTCTTCGAGAAGGGCGACAAGCCGCTCGAGATCGTCTCCACCCGCCAGTGGTACATCGTCAACGGCGCCCGTGACGAGCAGCTCAAGCAGACGCTGCTCGAGCGCGGCGACCAGATCGCGTTCCACCCCGACTTCATGAAGGTCCGGTACGAGAACTGGGTGGGCGGGCTGTCCGGCGACTGGCTGATCTCGCGCCAGCGCTTCTTCGGCGTGCCGATCCCGGTCTGGTACCCCCTCGACGCCGACGGCAACCCGGTGTTCGACCAGCCGATCGTCCCGACCGAGGCGCAGCTACCCGTCGACCCGTCGTCCGACCCGGCCCCGGGGTACGACGAGTCGCAGCGCGGTGTCGCCGGTGGGTTCCAGGGCGAGCTCGACGTGATGGACACCTGGGCGACCTCGTCCCTGACCCCGCAGCTCGCCGGCAAGTGGGAGACCGACCCGGCGCTCTACGACCTGGTGTACCCGTACGACGTCCGCCCGCAGGCGCAGGACATCATCCGGACCTGGCTGTTCACGACCGTCCTCCGCAGCCAGCTCGAAGCCGACGTGGTCCCGTGGAAGAACGCCTCGATCTCCGGCTTCATCGTCGACCCCGACCGCAAGAAGATGTCGAAGTCCAAGGGCAACGTCGTCACGCCGCTGTCCGTCCTCGAGGCGCACGGCGCCGACGCGGTCCGCTACTGGGCGGCCTCGTCGAAGCTCGGTACCGACGCAGCCTTCGACCCGCAGAACCCGAAGCAGATCAAGGTCGGCCGTCGTCTGGCGATCAAGGTCCTCAACGCGGCGAAGTTCGTCTACGGCTTCGAGCTGCCCACCGGTGCGCACCAGGTCACCGAGGCGCTCGACATCGACATGCTCGCCGCCCTCGGCACCGTCGTCGACCAGGCCACGGCCGCGTTCGACGCGTACGACCACGCCCGGGCGCTCGAGATCACCGAGCGCTTCTTCTGGACCTTCTGCGACGACTACCTCGAGCTCGTCAAGGAGCGCGCCTACGGCACGGCCCCGGACGCCGGCCACGAGACGCAGGCGAGTGCGGTCCTCGCACTCCGCGGCGCGATCGACGTCCTGCTCCGCCTGCTGGCACCGTTCCTGCCGTACGCGACGGAGGAAGTGTGGGCCTGGACCCACGACACCAGCGTGCACCGGGCCTCCTGGCCGGTCCGTGCCGACCTGCCGGTCGACCAGGCCGAGACCGGGCTGCTCGCAGCCGTCGGTCAGGCGCTGATCGGCATCCGCGGAGCGAAGACCGCGGCGAAGGCCTCCCAGAAGACGCCGGTGACCCGCGCCGTCGTGCAGGCGCCCGCTGCCGTCCGCGAGCTCGTCGAGCGCGCGGCGGTGGACCTGGCGGCCGTCGGCCGGATCCAGGACCTGGCCTTCGTCGACGGTGACGACTTCGCCGTCGTCGAGATCGAGCTGGCGGAGCAGCCCTCGGCCTGA
- a CDS encoding TetR/AcrR family transcriptional regulator, with amino-acid sequence MATSTVDPETAARIVETADALFYTRGIQTVGMDEIRSTAGVSLKKLYAAFPGKEQLIAAVLAGRHDFWEQGIRAAVDAADGPRAQLLAVYDFLESWFGDDTFRGCGFINAFGELGATSPAIAEIAREHKDSFQRFVAGITALAVPDPARAEELAAQLALLAEGAQTTAAIAGTTEAAVHARRAAAVLIDAATR; translated from the coding sequence ATGGCGACGAGCACGGTCGACCCCGAGACGGCAGCGCGCATCGTCGAGACGGCGGACGCGCTGTTCTACACGCGCGGGATCCAGACGGTCGGCATGGACGAGATCCGCTCCACCGCCGGCGTCTCGCTGAAGAAGCTCTACGCCGCGTTCCCCGGCAAGGAGCAGCTCATCGCCGCCGTCCTCGCCGGACGCCACGACTTCTGGGAGCAGGGCATCCGGGCCGCGGTCGACGCCGCCGACGGACCACGCGCGCAGCTGCTCGCCGTGTACGACTTCCTCGAGTCGTGGTTCGGGGACGACACCTTCCGCGGCTGCGGCTTCATCAACGCGTTCGGGGAGCTCGGCGCGACCTCCCCCGCCATCGCCGAGATCGCCCGCGAGCACAAGGACTCGTTCCAACGCTTCGTCGCCGGCATCACCGCGCTGGCCGTCCCCGACCCCGCACGGGCCGAGGAGCTCGCGGCACAGCTCGCCCTGCTCGCCGAGGGGGCGCAGACCACCGCGGCGATCGCCGGGACGACCGAGGCGGCCGTGCACGCCCGACGGGCAGCCGCCGTGCTGATCGACGCCGCGACACGCTGA
- a CDS encoding M3 family metallopeptidase — protein sequence MATPFDGPSTLPYALPPFDDVRIEHYRPAFDAGMAEHRAEVEAIATDPEPPTFENTLVALERAGQLLQRVEMVFSTITSADSTDELRDLEAELSPLLAAHRDAIVLDGRLYARVRAVHDALDATAGRSEEDRRLAERTLTEMTLAGAGLDDAGKERLTAINQELSSLTTTFERNLLEDTNDAAVHVTDEAELAGLDDGAKSAAAGAATDRGLDGWLITLPLYTGHPWLATLTDRGLRRRIMEASLSRGRRGNAFDNREVLLRIVRLRAERAELLGFRDHASVVTADETARTPEAVAGLLSSLVTAAVANARDEREARSRTIGHEVESWDWAYATEVLRGTQFAADSSALRPYLEADRVLVDGVFHAAGALYGLRFTERHDLHGYNDEVRVFEVVDEQDAPVGLYLLDLYTRDGKRGGAWMNPVVEQSHLLGTLPVVVNNLNVPKPAAGSPTLLTQDEVETLFHEFGHALHGLIARTTYPRFSGTNVERDFVEFPSQVNEMWVTWPSVLANYAEHHETGAPMPPELVLGLSDSAGFNEGFGTTEYLAAALLDQAWHRLSAAEAAAVTDVEAFEREALVTAGIDAPAVPPRYSSTYFAHTFSGGYDAGYYGYIWSEVLDADTVEWFREHGGLSREAGERFARLVLGVGGAKDPLEAYREFRGRDAEVGPLLRRRGLE from the coding sequence ATGGCCACTCCGTTCGATGGACCGAGCACCCTCCCCTACGCACTCCCCCCGTTCGACGACGTCCGGATCGAGCACTACCGGCCGGCCTTCGACGCGGGCATGGCCGAACACCGAGCGGAGGTCGAGGCGATCGCCACCGACCCCGAACCGCCGACCTTCGAGAACACCCTGGTCGCGCTCGAGCGTGCCGGGCAGCTGCTCCAGCGAGTCGAGATGGTCTTCTCCACCATCACCTCGGCCGACTCCACCGACGAGCTCCGTGACCTCGAGGCCGAGCTGTCCCCGCTCCTCGCCGCCCACCGCGACGCCATCGTCCTCGACGGCCGTCTGTACGCACGGGTCCGTGCCGTGCACGACGCCCTCGACGCGACCGCCGGCCGATCGGAGGAGGACCGCCGCCTGGCGGAACGCACGCTCACCGAGATGACCCTGGCCGGCGCCGGACTCGACGACGCGGGCAAGGAACGCCTGACCGCGATCAACCAGGAGCTGTCGTCGCTCACCACGACGTTCGAGCGCAACCTGCTCGAGGACACCAACGACGCCGCGGTGCACGTCACCGACGAGGCCGAACTCGCGGGCCTGGACGACGGGGCGAAGTCGGCCGCCGCCGGAGCCGCCACCGACCGAGGGCTCGACGGCTGGCTCATCACCCTGCCGCTGTACACCGGGCACCCGTGGCTTGCGACGCTCACCGACCGCGGCCTGCGCCGGCGGATCATGGAGGCGTCGCTCTCCCGCGGACGCCGTGGCAACGCCTTCGACAACCGCGAGGTCCTGCTCCGCATCGTCCGCCTCCGCGCCGAACGGGCCGAGCTCCTCGGCTTCCGCGACCACGCGTCGGTCGTCACCGCGGACGAGACCGCACGGACCCCGGAGGCCGTGGCGGGCCTCCTGTCCTCGCTGGTCACCGCCGCCGTCGCGAACGCCCGCGACGAGCGGGAGGCCCGCTCCCGCACCATCGGCCACGAGGTCGAGTCGTGGGACTGGGCGTACGCCACCGAGGTCCTGCGGGGCACGCAGTTCGCCGCGGACAGCAGCGCGCTCCGCCCGTACCTGGAGGCCGACCGGGTCCTGGTCGACGGCGTCTTCCACGCGGCGGGTGCCCTCTACGGTCTGCGGTTCACCGAACGCCACGACCTGCACGGCTACAACGACGAGGTCCGCGTCTTCGAGGTCGTCGACGAGCAGGACGCTCCCGTCGGCCTGTACCTGCTCGACCTGTACACGCGCGACGGCAAGCGCGGTGGGGCGTGGATGAACCCGGTCGTGGAGCAGTCGCACCTGCTCGGCACGCTGCCCGTCGTCGTCAACAACCTCAACGTGCCGAAGCCCGCGGCCGGGTCGCCCACGCTGCTGACGCAGGACGAGGTCGAGACCCTGTTCCACGAGTTCGGTCACGCCCTGCACGGGCTGATCGCCCGGACGACGTACCCGCGGTTCTCCGGCACGAACGTCGAGCGCGACTTCGTCGAGTTCCCGTCACAGGTCAACGAGATGTGGGTCACGTGGCCGTCGGTCCTGGCGAACTACGCCGAGCACCACGAGACCGGCGCGCCGATGCCGCCCGAGCTCGTCCTGGGCCTCAGCGACTCGGCGGGCTTCAACGAGGGCTTCGGCACGACCGAGTACCTGGCCGCCGCCCTGCTCGACCAGGCCTGGCACCGGCTCAGCGCCGCCGAGGCCGCCGCCGTCACCGACGTCGAGGCGTTCGAACGGGAGGCCCTGGTCACCGCCGGCATCGACGCCCCGGCCGTCCCGCCCCGCTACTCGTCGACGTACTTCGCACACACGTTCTCCGGCGGGTACGACGCCGGCTACTACGGGTACATCTGGAGCGAGGTGCTCGACGCCGACACCGTGGAGTGGTTCCGGGAGCACGGCGGGCTGTCCCGCGAGGCCGGCGAACGGTTCGCGCGCCTGGTGCTCGGCGTCGGCGGGGCGAAGGACCCGCTCGAGGCCTACCGCGAGTTCCGCGGCCGCGATGCCGAGGTCGGCCCGCTGCTGCGTCGCCGCGGCCTCGAGTAG